The proteins below come from a single Pseudomonadota bacterium genomic window:
- a CDS encoding hydrogenase iron-sulfur subunit, protein MGVNGLIIKVLQEVGLNPARFSLQWASAAEAPRFVKLITDFTNTVKNLGPLGHAEGLKPEEAKQRAEKALALVSDRKLRMGFGNLSKELRKEIPGITDKSIAVAVDEKLSKTIAAITG, encoded by the coding sequence ATGGGAGTGAATGGTCTTATCATTAAAGTGCTGCAGGAGGTCGGGCTCAATCCTGCCCGATTCAGTCTGCAATGGGCTTCAGCTGCAGAAGCGCCCAGGTTTGTTAAACTGATTACCGATTTTACCAATACGGTAAAGAACCTTGGCCCACTTGGACACGCAGAAGGGCTGAAACCGGAAGAAGCAAAACAGAGGGCGGAAAAAGCCCTGGCGCTGGTCAGCGACAGAAAGCTCCGGATGGGGTTTGGCAACTTGAGTAAAGAACTCCGCAAGGAGATCCCGGGGATTACTGATAAGTCGATCGCTGTCGCGGTTGATGAAAAACTCAGCAAAACAATTGCCGCAATCACCGGCTGA
- a CDS encoding hydrogenase iron-sulfur subunit yields the protein MSSEQFNPKILGFLCNWCCYAAADSAGVSRYQYPPNLRTIRVMCTGRIDPAFVMRGFAEGAAGIFTGG from the coding sequence ATGAGCAGTGAACAGTTCAACCCAAAGATTCTCGGTTTCCTGTGCAACTGGTGCTGTTACGCGGCAGCTGACTCGGCCGGGGTATCGAGATACCAGTACCCGCCAAATTTAAGGACCATCCGGGTCATGTGTACCGGAAGAATCGATCCGGCATTTGTGATGCGGGGTTTTGCCGAAGGAGCGGCAGGAATCTTCACCGGCGGCTGA
- the rlmN gene encoding 23S rRNA (adenine(2503)-C(2))-methyltransferase RlmN translates to MTKKIDLKNLSEQMLVDYVTGAGMQAFRARQLFSWLYRPGITSFEQMTDLSKEFRTELAKSARISRLVPEIQEKSEDGTIKFGFLLEDGYLVESVLIPEEDRNTLCVSSQVGCAMGCAFCLTGKMGLKRNLEPSEIVNQVCAVIDSLPDEACSSGDKKSGCINNLVFMGMGEPLANLDNLLVALDIIMDQRGLDFSGRRVTVSTCGLVPKMRQLGEKAPVNLAVSLHSVKDSVRDELMPVNRKYPVDKLLEACRTFPLPRRRMIMFEYIMIKGLNDSLEDARELVAKLKDIRCKINLLPYNACPGMPYERPSIETIEAFQNVLRKAGFSVFIRFSRGSDISAACGQLAGTYGK, encoded by the coding sequence ATGACGAAAAAGATTGATCTGAAAAATCTCAGCGAACAGATGCTCGTTGACTATGTCACCGGAGCCGGGATGCAGGCTTTCCGGGCCCGACAGCTTTTCTCCTGGTTGTACCGTCCTGGAATCACGAGTTTTGAGCAGATGACCGATCTTTCCAAGGAGTTCAGGACTGAGCTGGCCAAGAGTGCTCGGATCAGCCGCCTGGTCCCTGAGATTCAGGAAAAATCGGAGGACGGCACGATCAAGTTCGGTTTTCTGCTTGAAGATGGTTATCTGGTTGAGTCGGTGCTGATTCCAGAAGAGGATCGCAACACCTTATGCGTCTCCTCCCAGGTCGGTTGCGCCATGGGATGCGCCTTCTGCCTGACCGGGAAAATGGGGCTGAAAAGAAACCTGGAACCCTCGGAAATCGTCAATCAGGTCTGCGCCGTAATCGATTCACTGCCCGACGAGGCCTGTTCCAGCGGAGATAAAAAAAGCGGCTGCATCAATAATCTTGTCTTTATGGGAATGGGTGAACCGCTGGCGAATCTTGACAATTTGCTGGTCGCTCTCGATATTATCATGGACCAGCGGGGGCTCGATTTTTCCGGGCGAAGGGTTACCGTTTCCACCTGCGGCCTGGTGCCGAAGATGAGACAGCTGGGCGAGAAGGCGCCGGTTAACCTCGCGGTTTCCCTGCACAGCGTCAAGGATTCAGTCCGGGATGAATTGATGCCGGTCAACAGGAAATATCCCGTCGACAAACTCCTTGAGGCTTGTCGCACATTTCCCCTGCCCCGCCGACGGATGATCATGTTTGAGTATATCATGATCAAAGGCCTGAATGATTCCCTCGAAGATGCCCGAGAACTGGTCGCCAAGCTGAAAGATATTCGCTGCAAGATTAACCTTCTGCCCTACAATGCCTGTCCGGGGATGCCCTACGAAAGACCATCAATCGAGACGATCGAAGCGTTTCAGAATGTTTTGCGAAAAGCAGGGTTTTCCGTTTTTATCAGGTTCAGCAGGGGGAGCGATATATCTGCCGCATGTGGTCAACTTGCGGGGACTTATGGGAAATGA
- a CDS encoding response regulator, which produces MSNVLLVEDDYLIMETTKELLEVCGHQVTAVKNGRDAVKAAEKNENEIDILLLDLTLPDISGLDLLPKLIALKPAMKVIICSGSMAEDESLRSNPAVKGFLSKPFDLQQLNTALGKVLCCG; this is translated from the coding sequence GTGAGTAACGTTTTACTGGTAGAAGATGACTACCTGATCATGGAGACCACCAAAGAACTTCTGGAAGTCTGCGGCCATCAGGTAACCGCTGTAAAAAACGGCAGAGATGCTGTGAAGGCCGCAGAAAAAAATGAAAACGAAATCGACATTCTGCTGCTGGATCTGACCCTCCCGGACATCTCCGGCCTTGACCTGCTGCCTAAACTGATTGCGTTAAAACCGGCAATGAAGGTCATTATCTGCAGCGGATCAATGGCAGAGGATGAGTCACTCCGCAGTAATCCGGCGGTCAAGGGGTTCCTGAGCAAACCCTTTGATCTGCAACAGCTGAACACCGCTCTCGGGAAAGTTCTCTGCTGCGGGTAA
- a CDS encoding response regulator has product MDKSCKEAGTSVLVVDDEQISLDIVEDVLKDEGYRVLTSLSGRDCLEKAKKNKPDLILLDINMPDPDGIKTCMKLKKNSITSEIPVIFMTADNEDEILEKAFASGCTDYLCKPISRVELLARLGSALTNKQMKEQLLEDEKFKSIIELAGAICHELNQPLHAIMGYADLLKMGCREDSKIFRQATIISEQAERMGNITHKLMSLTRNKTKPYLGSTNIIDLDESSDKGKKSRE; this is encoded by the coding sequence ATGGACAAGAGTTGCAAAGAAGCGGGAACTTCTGTTCTGGTCGTTGATGATGAGCAGATCAGCCTTGATATCGTCGAAGATGTTCTAAAAGATGAAGGCTACAGGGTTCTGACCTCGCTTTCGGGCAGAGACTGCCTTGAGAAAGCGAAGAAAAACAAGCCAGATCTCATTCTTCTTGATATCAACATGCCTGACCCTGATGGTATCAAGACTTGCATGAAGCTGAAAAAAAACAGCATCACCAGTGAGATTCCGGTGATTTTCATGACTGCCGACAATGAAGATGAGATTCTGGAAAAAGCTTTCGCCTCCGGATGCACGGATTATTTATGCAAACCGATCAGCAGAGTTGAGCTTCTGGCCCGCTTAGGTTCTGCGCTGACCAACAAACAAATGAAAGAACAGTTGCTCGAGGATGAGAAATTCAAGAGCATTATCGAGCTGGCCGGTGCCATTTGTCATGAACTGAACCAACCATTACACGCAATCATGGGGTATGCCGATCTGCTGAAGATGGGTTGCCGGGAAGACAGCAAGATATTCCGTCAGGCGACAATCATCAGTGAACAGGCTGAACGGATGGGCAATATTACCCACAAGCTGATGAGCCTCACCAGAAACAAAACAAAGCCTTATCTTGGAAGTACCAATATCATTGATCTTGATGAGTCGAGTGATAAAGGAAAAAAATCCCGAGAGTGA
- the serC gene encoding 3-phosphoserine/phosphohydroxythreonine transaminase encodes MPERIFNFSAGPGTLPVEVLKQAARDIVNFNDTGIGLIEMSHRSKGFMAVAAEAEASLREIMSIPDNFKVLFLQGGASTQFAMVPMNLLAQGKRGVYLNTGTWSKKAIKEGKLFGEVEVAYSSEKDNFNHVPGAGDYKVTPGAEYLYFVSNNTIFGTQFHTFPKTDSYLVCDMSSDILSRPVDFSSFGLIFAGAQKNMGPAGCAVVIIREDLLDRVPENTPTMFKYKTHAETDSMFNTPPCFAIYTIGLVLKWLKGLGGIPVMEKMNREKAGILYDAIDSTDFYRGHALKESRSFMNITFNLPTPELEAAFIKEATSRGFDGLKGHRSVGGCRASIYNAFPRDGVEKLVDFMREFERKNG; translated from the coding sequence ATGCCTGAAAGAATTTTCAACTTCAGCGCCGGACCGGGAACATTGCCGGTTGAGGTGCTTAAACAGGCCGCCAGGGATATTGTCAATTTCAACGATACCGGGATCGGCCTTATCGAAATGAGCCATCGCAGCAAGGGTTTCATGGCGGTTGCGGCAGAGGCGGAGGCCTCGCTGCGAGAAATCATGTCTATCCCGGACAATTTCAAGGTCCTCTTTCTTCAGGGCGGGGCTTCCACCCAGTTTGCCATGGTTCCCATGAATCTGCTGGCGCAGGGTAAAAGGGGCGTCTATCTGAATACCGGAACCTGGTCCAAAAAAGCGATCAAGGAAGGGAAATTGTTCGGCGAAGTCGAGGTTGCCTACTCTTCAGAGAAGGATAACTTCAACCATGTCCCCGGTGCCGGTGATTACAAGGTCACTCCGGGTGCCGAATACCTTTACTTTGTTTCCAACAACACCATTTTCGGCACTCAGTTTCATACCTTTCCGAAAACCGACAGCTATCTTGTCTGTGACATGTCATCAGACATCCTGTCCCGCCCCGTGGATTTTTCCTCATTCGGGCTGATCTTTGCCGGCGCCCAGAAAAACATGGGGCCGGCAGGGTGCGCCGTTGTCATTATCCGTGAGGATCTCCTGGACCGGGTTCCTGAAAACACCCCGACCATGTTCAAGTACAAAACCCATGCGGAAACGGATTCCATGTTCAATACCCCGCCCTGCTTTGCGATTTATACCATCGGGCTGGTTCTGAAATGGCTCAAGGGGCTTGGCGGAATACCCGTCATGGAAAAAATGAACCGGGAAAAGGCCGGCATTCTTTATGACGCCATTGACTCTACGGATTTCTACAGAGGGCATGCTTTAAAGGAGTCCCGCTCCTTTATGAACATCACCTTCAACCTGCCGACCCCGGAACTGGAAGCTGCTTTCATCAAGGAAGCGACCTCCCGAGGCTTCGATGGTCTAAAGGGGCATCGTTCAGTCGGCGGTTGCCGGGCCTCGATCTACAATGCTTTTCCCCGGGACGGTGTTGAAAAGCTTGTCGATTTTATGCGGGAGTTTGAAAGAAAAAACGGCTGA
- a CDS encoding response regulator, translating to MPSIRILIVDDFDTMQKIIRNILLEQGYTNLTFATDGEKAVKILADEKIDLIISDWNMPRMTGVELLKHVRKAPALAHIPFIMVTAEGEKENILKAIQAKVDQYIIKPFTPEMLAQKIRNVLEKAEKIAREK from the coding sequence ATGCCTTCCATCAGAATTCTCATTGTTGATGATTTCGATACAATGCAGAAAATTATTCGCAACATCCTGCTGGAACAGGGATACACAAATCTGACATTTGCAACCGATGGGGAAAAGGCGGTAAAGATTCTTGCCGATGAAAAGATCGATCTCATTATCTCCGACTGGAACATGCCCAGAATGACCGGGGTGGAACTACTTAAACATGTCAGGAAGGCCCCTGCCCTCGCCCATATCCCGTTTATCATGGTGACTGCAGAGGGAGAAAAAGAAAATATCCTGAAAGCGATCCAGGCTAAGGTTGATCAATACATCATCAAACCTTTTACCCCTGAAATGCTGGCTCAAAAAATCAGGAACGTTCTCGAAAAGGCTGAAAAAATTGCCCGGGAAAAATAA
- a CDS encoding radical SAM protein, with the protein MHYEGNIIRPPSEADSIILQVTVGCSHNRCSFCGTYRGELFRLKKEETILEDIEFAARYCGRQKRVFLADGDVLSLPQRKLVHLFSLIREKLPFVNRIALYGNAKNIIRKSQDELAELKELGLARVYMGLESGNNQTLQAINKGVDAETLIRAGKMIRAADLFLSVTVLLGVAGKDRSCEHARDTGKVISAMEPSQVGVLTLMLLPGTPLSDDAASGRFSLPDKSGLLAELALIVKNIDLHQVQFQANHASNYLPVNCRLPRDREKVLAAIEMAQTGAISLKPEYLRAL; encoded by the coding sequence GTGCACTACGAAGGAAACATCATCCGCCCGCCCAGTGAGGCCGACAGCATCATCCTCCAGGTGACCGTCGGCTGTTCGCATAACAGATGTTCCTTCTGCGGCACCTATCGTGGCGAGTTGTTCCGGCTCAAAAAAGAAGAAACAATCCTTGAAGATATTGAGTTTGCAGCACGATACTGTGGTCGGCAGAAGAGGGTTTTTCTGGCCGATGGAGATGTCTTAAGCCTGCCGCAGAGAAAACTGGTACACCTCTTTTCCCTGATCCGGGAAAAACTGCCTTTTGTCAACCGGATCGCTCTCTATGGAAATGCCAAAAACATTATCCGGAAAAGTCAGGATGAACTGGCCGAACTGAAAGAACTGGGGTTGGCCCGGGTGTATATGGGCCTTGAAAGCGGCAACAACCAAACGCTTCAGGCCATCAACAAGGGTGTTGATGCCGAAACGCTGATCCGGGCCGGGAAAATGATCCGCGCCGCCGACCTGTTTCTCTCGGTTACGGTTCTCCTCGGTGTTGCCGGTAAAGACCGCTCTTGTGAACACGCCAGGGATACCGGCAAGGTGATCAGTGCCATGGAACCCAGTCAGGTCGGGGTTCTCACCCTGATGCTGCTGCCGGGGACGCCCTTGTCCGATGACGCAGCTTCCGGCAGATTTTCACTCCCTGACAAATCAGGTTTACTCGCCGAGCTTGCGCTTATTGTAAAGAATATTGATCTGCATCAGGTACAGTTTCAGGCCAATCACGCCTCAAATTATCTGCCGGTCAATTGTCGTTTGCCGCGGGACCGGGAGAAGGTCCTGGCGGCTATTGAAATGGCGCAAACTGGTGCCATCTCCTTAAAACCTGAATATCTGCGGGCCCTGTGA